Proteins encoded in a region of the Dreissena polymorpha isolate Duluth1 chromosome 6, UMN_Dpol_1.0, whole genome shotgun sequence genome:
- the LOC127835893 gene encoding L-rhamnose-binding lectin CSL3-like: protein MVSYLTCLLVVVACFVHSALGGSIVCGGGDMCMNCPPGQKLVLGSAIFGRKQGASICPSQQIFNTNCMSTTSTEKAKSVCDGKSLCCLNANIIVFEDPSPGTYKYLEVDFACFSILP, encoded by the exons ATGGTGTCCTATCTGACATGCCTTCTCGTTGTCGTGGCTTGTTTTGTACATTCAG CACTGGGCGGCTCAATAGTCTGTGGTGGCGGAGACATGTGTATGAACTGTCCACCCGGGCAGAAGCTGGTCTTGGGCTCGGCCATTTTCGGGCGCAAACAGGGAGCTTCCATTTGTCCCTCTCAGCAAATTTTCAACACAAACTGCATGTCGACAACCTCCACCGAAAAGGCCAAGAGTGTGTGTGATGGGAAAAGCCTGTGTTGTCTCAATGCCAACATAATCGTATTTGAAGACCCTAGTCCCGGCACATACAAATACCTGGAGGTCGACTTCGCCTGTTTCTCTATTTTACCTTAG